A part of Halolamina sp. CBA1230 genomic DNA contains:
- a CDS encoding RNA-guided endonuclease TnpB family protein, producing MSVVVRRTNTFAVRPLSTQDEQLLRELLDASASLWNELTYERRQNFFDGESVWDTTDYRKQYVGVLGSATAQQVIRKNSEAWRSFFAAREDGEDTAPPGYWGNEDDGRELRTYIRNDQYTLETGDRSRLEIPVGQDLKEKYGLGYHERLRLEVAGDPKWEGEQSRLELHYDEVDDTFRAIQPVTVDDFRQDSPVAEESAALDVGANNLVACTTTTGQQYCYEGRDLFVRFRETTEEIACLQSKLREGRYSSRRIRRLYRKRTRRRDHAQDALVRDLMERLCDEGVATVYVGDLTDVLSVHWSAEVNEKTHQFWAYRSFIDRLATTAEEYGITVEVESEAYTTAECPVCGERDDTARDGDVFRCSCGYEGHADLDASRMFLERQTGTNLEAGSMARPVRLKWDDHSWSESPRSPVRASPNEERTDRSTGDGKLASVETA from the coding sequence ATGTCTGTTGTCGTGCGGCGAACCAACACGTTCGCGGTGCGTCCGCTCTCCACGCAGGACGAGCAACTGCTCCGCGAGTTGTTGGACGCCTCCGCCAGTCTCTGGAACGAACTTACCTACGAACGTCGCCAGAACTTCTTCGACGGCGAGTCGGTGTGGGACACCACCGACTACCGCAAGCAGTACGTCGGCGTCCTCGGCTCCGCCACCGCCCAACAGGTCATCCGCAAGAACAGCGAAGCGTGGCGGTCGTTCTTCGCTGCCCGAGAGGACGGCGAGGACACCGCCCCGCCGGGTTACTGGGGGAACGAGGATGACGGCAGGGAGTTGCGAACGTACATCCGCAACGACCAGTACACCCTCGAAACTGGCGACCGCAGTCGCCTCGAAATCCCCGTCGGCCAAGACCTGAAAGAGAAATACGGGCTTGGATACCACGAGCGCCTGCGACTCGAAGTCGCTGGCGACCCCAAATGGGAGGGCGAACAGAGTCGGTTGGAACTGCACTACGACGAGGTGGACGACACGTTCAGGGCCATTCAGCCTGTCACCGTCGATGATTTTCGACAGGATTCACCAGTAGCCGAGGAATCGGCTGCCTTGGACGTGGGCGCGAACAACCTCGTCGCCTGCACGACGACGACCGGCCAGCAATACTGCTATGAGGGGCGCGACCTGTTCGTCCGCTTCCGCGAAACCACTGAGGAGATCGCCTGCTTGCAGTCCAAACTCCGCGAAGGACGGTACAGCAGTCGCCGGATTCGACGTCTCTATCGAAAGCGGACACGACGACGCGACCACGCACAGGACGCGCTCGTCCGCGACTTGATGGAACGGTTGTGCGACGAGGGTGTTGCAACGGTGTACGTGGGCGACCTCACCGATGTGCTGTCGGTACATTGGTCGGCAGAGGTGAACGAGAAAACGCACCAGTTCTGGGCGTATCGCTCGTTCATCGACCGTCTCGCCACGACCGCCGAGGAGTACGGCATCACGGTAGAAGTCGAGTCAGAAGCGTACACGACGGCAGAGTGCCCGGTGTGTGGCGAGCGCGACGATACAGCGCGGGACGGCGACGTGTTCCGGTGTTCGTGTGGCTACGAAGGACACGCCGACCTCGACGCTTCGCGGATGTTCCTCGAACGACAGACTGGCACGAATCTGGAAGCCGGGTCGATGGCACGGCCCGTGCGCCTCAAGTGGGACGACCACAGTTGGTCGGAGTCGCCACGCTCTCCCGTGAGGGCAAGTCCCAACGAGGAGCGCACAGACCGGAGTACCGGCGACGGGAAACTTGCCTCCGTGGAGACGGCATAG
- a CDS encoding ATP-binding protein translates to MDQFVNRLDELDQLQALYESDAAELAIIYGRRQIGKSELVRQSIADRDDAVYYQAVQGTATTQLRRFVEAAASTYPDITAVKEEWEPLLTYLTDRDAVIVIDEFPYLIESNEGLPSVIQHLWDTAVDESQATLVLTGSAIGMIHTHVLDGGAPLYGRVSQTPNGRLELAQLPFRSIQEFVPTYDPEERVFVYGVFGGTPRYLSPLDPSQTLGENITRLLCDPDGPLNDEPETVLQMELNEVNTYFSVLESMASGNRSRNEIAQGAGIESTNTSYYFDRLETLQIIEKHHPALADPARSKRTRYKIQDPVFRFYFRYLYGRGGQYELYGENAYADLIEPELPDFVSETFESLCHQAVPALYADYQLTQMPRQWWYKGREVDVVAPTDESTLIAGEVKFTSTPLGYDVLSNLEDDVEHIDWTPNGGDEPTYEFALFSRSGFKRSVEEAADERDDLRLFDLSDIVAILESD, encoded by the coding sequence ATGGACCAGTTCGTCAATCGCCTCGATGAACTCGACCAGTTGCAGGCCCTCTACGAGAGTGACGCTGCAGAACTCGCCATTATCTATGGGCGCCGCCAGATCGGCAAGAGCGAACTCGTCCGCCAATCGATTGCCGACCGTGACGATGCTGTGTACTATCAGGCAGTCCAAGGAACAGCGACGACACAGCTCAGGCGATTCGTCGAAGCAGCAGCGTCGACCTATCCAGACATCACGGCCGTCAAAGAGGAATGGGAACCGCTCTTGACGTATCTCACCGACAGAGACGCCGTCATCGTCATCGACGAATTCCCGTACCTCATCGAATCGAACGAGGGGCTTCCGTCGGTCATTCAACACCTGTGGGATACGGCTGTCGACGAGAGTCAGGCAACGCTCGTACTCACAGGCTCTGCGATCGGTATGATTCATACCCATGTCCTTGATGGCGGTGCGCCACTCTACGGCCGGGTATCTCAGACACCGAATGGCCGTCTCGAACTCGCCCAGCTGCCGTTTCGCTCCATCCAAGAGTTCGTGCCGACGTACGATCCCGAAGAACGGGTGTTCGTCTATGGCGTCTTCGGCGGCACCCCCCGATATCTCAGCCCACTCGATCCATCACAGACTCTTGGAGAGAACATCACGCGGCTGCTGTGCGACCCGGATGGCCCGCTCAACGACGAGCCTGAAACCGTCCTTCAGATGGAACTCAACGAGGTAAACACGTATTTCTCTGTACTGGAATCGATGGCCAGCGGGAACCGCAGTCGAAACGAGATCGCCCAGGGAGCCGGCATCGAGAGCACCAACACGTCGTACTACTTCGACCGGCTGGAAACGCTCCAGATCATCGAGAAACACCATCCAGCACTCGCCGACCCGGCACGCAGCAAGCGGACGCGATACAAGATTCAGGATCCAGTGTTCCGGTTTTACTTCCGGTATCTCTACGGCCGTGGGGGCCAGTACGAACTTTACGGCGAGAACGCCTACGCGGATCTCATCGAACCGGAATTGCCCGACTTCGTCAGCGAAACGTTCGAATCGCTCTGTCACCAGGCGGTGCCGGCGCTTTATGCAGACTACCAGCTCACACAGATGCCACGCCAGTGGTGGTACAAGGGCCGGGAGGTAGATGTCGTCGCCCCAACTGATGAGTCAACGCTCATCGCTGGCGAAGTGAAATTCACCAGCACGCCCCTCGGCTATGACGTGCTTTCGAATCTCGAAGACGACGTGGAGCACATCGACTGGACACCCAATGGAGGTGATGAGCCGACCTATGAATTCGCCCTGTTCAGTCGTTCTGGTTTCAAACGCTCGGTTGAGGAAGCTGCAGACGAGCGTGATGACCTCCGGCTCTTCGATCTCTCCGATATTGTTGCCATTCTCGAGAGTGACTGA
- a CDS encoding RNA-guided endonuclease TnpB family protein — MEVRRTVPVALDVDSDDAALLEDTVDTFLWSAQYVVDHAFQGEYVTTSKTTLDEETYDDVREKTGGFNGGLVQAARNKAAEACKSVVARWKNGKKASKPTFTSPHIVYDHRTATFHDDYVSLATTEGRIEADYVLPAEDSDTPHSEYLFSDEYETTGAELHYRDGDWVLHIHCKKDVECNTSEKATLENGTVLGVDLGVNNLAVTSTGTFWMGDEFDHWRREYEKRRGSLQQCGTRWAHQNIQSVGRKEKGRFKQMLHRISNELVAEARENECSVIAFENLTDIREQTGASWGHKWAFDRLYDYVEYKAEEYDIVVTQVDPENTSRRCSHCGFTHPDNRDNEAFECLKCGYENHADYNAAKNIGLRYLRRNQTGGDGGAPLGVRLNSGTLNVNGGYSPAEESARTGVHAESHGFSRG; from the coding sequence ATGGAGGTGCGGCGTACTGTCCCCGTTGCGCTCGACGTTGACAGTGATGACGCCGCACTCCTCGAAGACACCGTAGACACGTTCCTCTGGTCGGCACAGTACGTTGTTGACCACGCGTTCCAAGGCGAGTATGTCACTACCAGCAAGACGACGCTGGACGAGGAAACCTACGACGACGTGCGCGAGAAAACGGGGGGATTCAACGGTGGACTGGTGCAGGCGGCTCGGAACAAGGCTGCCGAAGCTTGCAAAAGCGTCGTCGCACGCTGGAAGAACGGCAAGAAGGCATCGAAACCCACGTTCACCAGCCCACATATCGTCTACGATCACCGCACCGCCACGTTCCACGACGACTACGTGAGCCTCGCCACCACAGAGGGTCGCATCGAAGCCGACTACGTACTGCCCGCCGAGGATAGTGACACACCGCACTCGGAATACCTATTTTCAGACGAGTACGAAACGACGGGTGCGGAACTCCATTATCGTGACGGCGATTGGGTACTTCACATCCACTGCAAGAAGGACGTGGAGTGTAACACGTCGGAGAAGGCAACGCTTGAGAACGGAACGGTTCTCGGGGTTGACCTCGGCGTGAACAATCTCGCCGTTACCTCAACGGGCACGTTCTGGATGGGCGACGAGTTCGACCATTGGCGCAGAGAATACGAGAAACGCCGTGGGTCGCTCCAACAGTGCGGGACGCGCTGGGCACACCAGAATATCCAATCTGTTGGACGGAAAGAAAAAGGGCGGTTCAAACAGATGCTCCACCGCATCAGCAACGAACTCGTTGCAGAGGCCCGCGAGAACGAGTGTTCGGTAATTGCGTTCGAGAACTTGACCGATATTCGTGAGCAAACTGGGGCGTCGTGGGGACACAAATGGGCGTTCGACCGCCTCTACGACTACGTCGAGTACAAAGCCGAAGAATACGACATTGTGGTCACGCAGGTTGACCCCGAGAACACGAGTCGGCGTTGCTCGCACTGCGGGTTCACACACCCCGACAACCGCGACAACGAGGCCTTCGAGTGCCTGAAGTGTGGATACGAGAACCACGCCGACTACAATGCCGCGAAGAACATCGGGTTACGGTATCTCCGTCGCAACCAAACTGGGGGTGACGGAGGCGCACCCTTGGGCGTGCGCTTGAACAGCGGGACGTTGAACGTGAACGGAGGCTATTCTCCTGCCGAGGAATCGGCCAGAACGGGAGTCCACGCTGAATCCCACGGCTTCAGCCGTGGGTAG
- a CDS encoding surface glycoprotein gives MTNTNEKVRALFLTALMVFSVVGGTVAFAGGAAAAANNASISNSQPVQPSDNTDVQYDANANVDYTVGIDADNNGTIEADEVLDTTTQTAGTVTVTVTPDTADGIDASTNGTFDVAIIEESDSDETTDAAPYDVSAAGATTTLQVDGVAPTISNVTLGNSSGNLALSFNSSEQLSSATVDVSSPNSGSAWQSYGVNDFTETVTDGTYTYELSVSQAYNDGEGPYTATVSSAVDEAGNDAGASTLNDTYVYSPLDTVLIDGEISDKSLRAIAESENVSVTIVANQADLASPITVVDSVPVKKFNDPAWVANNPYVESARFINNGEDQIDSYVIELDNFGDNTEYTINADLDGFNAFDGTVTLSAGGTTTQHLRLTRIVDADELTVTEPDDGTSVGLQDTIDSTVLVETEDTSENGLGTLAPLEGEEVTTSVVSTTNPNAAGVTVDVNPAPNTTVGDGTTQFDISLSLGQSIENYDEDITTQIKFQATTSSESDTLNVTFNAKPPSGNGEIIGDISKGDEASLVDGVNVHAVTLNRLQENQDTLQVEQDDTDYVRVGMDTDGDDAAEEWLDVQTEYLVTSSEASVTQNLSISGSGFSVAETKDDANADFSISVLEAGDYVVHVSDDGDFSSLEHNVTFTAANNLTYEATTDRYDGVAADHTAVSDDDGRFGLHDLYTDGEAGLEYVVMAGDGNGGLSLVDDQVTVKQPADSTDEQSDVGLNVQEVEITADSVNVTNLGTVPSADDADANYTAVLDLPEEDNSDSVRQEIPRDNSTVDVIDLRTFLSEGDITEGANVTVSYTVTDGSFDGEFLDTVVGGDVISTSDGQIQIDTSAETDGMADGEAVLFLQTDKDGFGSDANVTIDVTMNNAAGADSTDKEFVGVLDQAYQSGSITGVVSDDDDNPVDAEIYVSEMVDPQNSIEITFTPDDVDDLNNFTATVYDTTTDPNTPIEQVNLTAEEMRNFEFQGFSSDLSLAAGEESYTLLADRQADRTTLSPVPALEADTISERVRFALTGVSETGATGTSVSTGVQVNRTSTASIVIAGAEQPFFQVSDLSPMNVTVTQGDEIDVSANITNVGDLTGTQTVEFRVAGQTLASEVSLSGGETTTVEFTNISTSSLDAGNYTHGVYTADGDQTGTLTIESNSSGDVGYDDVMDIIQQFNNGNASYEDVMDAIAQFNSAN, from the coding sequence ATGACAAATACAAATGAAAAAGTTCGCGCGCTGTTCCTAACAGCGTTGATGGTGTTCTCCGTCGTCGGAGGCACCGTCGCGTTCGCAGGAGGAGCCGCGGCGGCTGCCAATAATGCGTCAATCAGCAATTCGCAGCCAGTGCAGCCATCGGACAACACAGATGTACAGTACGACGCTAATGCCAATGTCGACTATACAGTTGGTATTGACGCTGACAATAACGGGACTATCGAGGCCGACGAGGTCCTCGATACAACCACGCAAACGGCTGGCACGGTTACCGTCACGGTAACGCCGGATACGGCAGACGGTATCGACGCCAGTACGAACGGGACCTTCGATGTCGCGATCATCGAAGAAAGTGACTCTGACGAGACCACCGATGCAGCCCCCTACGACGTGTCGGCTGCCGGTGCCACCACGACGCTTCAGGTCGATGGTGTCGCACCGACGATCTCCAACGTCACCCTGGGCAACAGTTCGGGCAACCTTGCCCTGTCGTTCAACTCGTCCGAACAGTTGAGTTCGGCGACGGTGGACGTTTCCAGCCCGAATAGTGGTTCCGCTTGGCAAAGCTACGGAGTCAATGACTTCACTGAGACGGTAACTGACGGAACGTACACGTACGAGCTGTCCGTGTCCCAGGCCTACAACGACGGCGAAGGCCCGTACACGGCCACCGTCTCCAGTGCTGTCGATGAGGCCGGAAACGACGCCGGAGCGAGTACGCTGAACGACACGTACGTCTACAGTCCCCTCGATACGGTGCTGATTGACGGGGAAATCTCTGACAAGAGCCTCCGGGCCATCGCCGAGTCAGAGAACGTGAGTGTCACGATCGTGGCTAACCAAGCCGATTTGGCTAGCCCGATTACTGTCGTCGATTCTGTTCCGGTGAAGAAATTCAACGACCCCGCGTGGGTTGCCAACAATCCCTACGTGGAGTCCGCACGCTTCATCAACAACGGTGAGGACCAGATCGACTCGTACGTGATCGAACTGGACAACTTCGGTGACAACACCGAATACACCATCAATGCTGACCTTGACGGATTCAACGCCTTCGACGGCACGGTCACGCTGAGTGCAGGTGGCACCACGACCCAGCACCTGCGCCTGACGCGGATCGTCGACGCCGACGAACTCACCGTCACTGAACCCGACGACGGAACGTCGGTCGGTCTCCAGGATACGATCGATTCGACTGTCCTCGTTGAGACGGAGGACACCTCGGAGAACGGTCTTGGTACCCTCGCTCCGCTTGAAGGCGAGGAGGTCACGACGTCGGTAGTTAGCACAACTAACCCCAACGCGGCTGGCGTAACCGTTGATGTCAACCCTGCGCCGAACACCACCGTTGGTGACGGGACGACGCAGTTCGACATCTCGCTTAGCCTGGGTCAGTCGATCGAGAACTACGACGAAGACATCACGACACAGATCAAGTTCCAGGCGACGACCAGTTCCGAATCCGACACGCTGAACGTCACCTTCAACGCGAAACCCCCGAGCGGTAACGGTGAGATCATCGGTGACATCAGCAAGGGCGACGAGGCAAGTCTTGTTGATGGCGTGAACGTTCACGCTGTCACGCTCAACCGACTGCAAGAGAATCAGGACACGCTACAAGTCGAGCAGGACGACACCGACTACGTCCGTGTTGGCATGGACACTGACGGTGACGACGCTGCCGAGGAGTGGCTCGATGTCCAGACGGAATACCTGGTCACCTCCAGCGAAGCCAGCGTAACGCAGAACCTCTCGATCTCGGGTAGTGGGTTCAGCGTTGCAGAGACGAAAGATGACGCTAATGCCGACTTCAGCATCAGCGTTCTCGAAGCCGGTGACTACGTGGTGCACGTCTCTGACGATGGAGACTTCAGCAGCCTCGAACACAACGTCACGTTCACCGCTGCGAACAACCTGACCTACGAGGCAACTACTGACCGGTACGATGGTGTGGCTGCAGACCATACGGCCGTATCGGACGACGACGGCCGGTTTGGACTCCATGACCTGTACACCGACGGTGAAGCGGGTCTTGAGTACGTCGTGATGGCCGGTGACGGCAACGGCGGCCTGAGCCTCGTTGACGATCAGGTCACGGTGAAACAGCCTGCTGACTCGACTGACGAACAGTCCGACGTCGGGCTCAACGTTCAGGAAGTCGAGATCACTGCTGACTCGGTGAACGTCACCAACCTCGGGACGGTCCCGAGTGCTGACGACGCGGACGCCAACTACACGGCAGTGCTCGATCTGCCCGAGGAGGACAACTCCGATAGCGTCCGCCAGGAGATCCCGCGCGACAACTCGACCGTCGACGTGATCGACCTCCGGACGTTCCTCTCCGAGGGTGACATCACGGAAGGCGCCAACGTGACGGTGTCCTACACCGTTACCGATGGCAGCTTCGACGGTGAGTTCCTCGACACGGTCGTTGGTGGCGACGTGATCTCGACCAGTGACGGTCAGATCCAGATCGACACCAGTGCTGAAACTGACGGCATGGCTGACGGCGAGGCCGTGCTGTTCCTGCAGACGGACAAGGACGGCTTCGGTAGCGACGCCAACGTGACGATCGACGTCACGATGAACAACGCTGCCGGCGCGGACTCGACGGACAAGGAGTTCGTCGGTGTCCTCGACCAGGCCTACCAGAGCGGTAGCATCACCGGCGTCGTGAGCGACGACGACGACAACCCGGTCGATGCGGAGATCTACGTCAGCGAGATGGTGGATCCGCAGAACAGCATCGAGATCACGTTCACGCCTGACGACGTGGACGATCTGAACAACTTCACCGCGACGGTCTACGACACGACCACTGATCCGAACACGCCGATCGAGCAGGTGAACCTGACTGCCGAGGAGATGCGGAACTTCGAGTTCCAGGGCTTCTCGTCGGACCTCTCCCTCGCAGCGGGCGAGGAATCCTACACGCTACTGGCTGACCGCCAGGCCGATCGGACGACGCTGAGTCCGGTGCCGGCTCTGGAAGCCGACACCATCAGCGAGCGCGTGCGCTTCGCCCTGACTGGCGTCTCCGAGACGGGCGCGACCGGGACGTCGGTCTCGACCGGCGTGCAGGTCAACCGCACCAGCACGGCCAGTATCGTCATCGCTGGTGCCGAACAGCCCTTCTTCCAGGTCAGCGACCTCTCGCCGATGAACGTGACCGTCACGCAGGGTGACGAGATCGACGTCTCGGCGAACATCACCAACGTGGGCGACCTTACCGGCACGCAGACTGTCGAGTTCCGCGTTGCGGGTCAGACCCTCGCGAGTGAGGTCTCGCTGAGCGGCGGCGAGACCACCACCGTCGAATTCACCAACATCAGCACCAGCAGCCTTGACGCTGGTAACTACACGCACGGCGTGTACACTGCTGACGGTGACCAGACGGGGACGCTGACCATTGAGTCGAACAGTAGTGGTGATGTCGGCTACGACGACGTGATGGACATCATCCAGCAGTTCAACAATGGCAATGCGTCCTACGAGGACGTGATGGACGCCATTGCACAGTTCAATAGCGCCAACTAA
- a CDS encoding BGTF surface domain-containing protein, with protein sequence MNKKSLRAIGVTALMLLSVVAISMPAAAAPQAALTASDPGPVQQGETFQVTYELTNDGDEDAGSAGMQFQTPDGVEIDSFDGSGAGAVDQESYFLVTGLDEGETHSVTVTFQVASDAATGDNTVTATADVGDQSSSTVDTSVTIESADDGGETTPTPDPEPPEDDAPEETSDGAIVFSGENVVFDTAGDTGSDQYVLRSGSPDDSNTAERTLNVQDNGLIVIDTGGLDTGSYYITNDGTNSADLSFEVIVQDFSASFATEEIGNIGAAGDTTVEFESDNRGAEDFGVFVTSENLDDDELADIFGVENTDVDGDGDASDDGVRVENIGDGTEYGVSFADIDAGNYTFDFAVTDTTATASADIEVSDTSEGAASFAHTGSLNVPQGGVAEITIDLTGAASSGTLVVGDQSQDGYQANVSFEDNNDDGEVTVQFNTYLAGNATADDSAIVSAAGEDDSAELTGQSELSAIAAQGDYTLAVSTAGSASQALDDPQELSTLFLAERSTDGMTMWTAPGNADLDANEDGAVTADDVSALIEAGAVTQDSSITMGDYAIHEISATGVEGLISAEGGLAEAIADGSLDLTVEQTNQIQNRDPKTLNVTNSLNAIEVIDGDGAYYVLVDLESADFERNGEEVDLANGDEFEATFTVADDRLLNSESDDDHESVSATFDVESPSVEFDSEPVEVAAAANQMIAGQTNQAPGTELTIRVRSVDTQPGFYHTETVTVGEDGNFAAEFDFSDQSAGDTFTVSVRKAGSEQLNVEGEVVEQVGTATPTTTAEPTPTATAEPTSTGTAEPTSTATAEPTDEPPEEDTTTTTTPGFGVAVALVALLAAALLAGRRE encoded by the coding sequence ATGAATAAGAAATCGCTACGTGCGATCGGCGTGACAGCCCTTATGCTGCTGTCAGTCGTCGCAATCTCCATGCCTGCTGCAGCAGCCCCGCAAGCGGCGCTCACAGCGTCCGATCCGGGGCCTGTACAGCAGGGGGAGACATTCCAGGTGACGTATGAACTTACAAACGACGGTGACGAGGATGCCGGCTCGGCCGGTATGCAATTCCAGACTCCCGATGGCGTTGAAATTGACAGCTTCGATGGGTCTGGAGCCGGTGCCGTTGACCAAGAGTCGTACTTCCTCGTTACCGGTCTCGATGAGGGGGAGACTCACAGCGTGACTGTCACGTTCCAGGTCGCATCTGATGCGGCTACGGGCGATAACACAGTCACTGCGACGGCCGACGTTGGTGACCAGAGCAGCTCCACTGTGGATACCTCCGTGACCATCGAGTCGGCTGACGATGGTGGCGAGACGACGCCGACTCCGGATCCGGAGCCGCCGGAAGATGACGCGCCTGAGGAGACCTCCGACGGTGCGATCGTCTTCTCCGGTGAGAACGTCGTCTTCGACACGGCGGGCGACACTGGCTCGGACCAGTACGTCCTCCGCAGTGGCTCGCCTGATGACTCCAACACGGCCGAGCGAACCCTGAACGTTCAGGACAACGGGCTGATCGTCATCGACACGGGCGGCCTCGACACGGGTAGCTACTACATCACGAACGACGGGACGAACTCCGCTGACCTCTCCTTCGAGGTCATCGTTCAGGACTTCTCCGCGTCGTTCGCAACTGAGGAGATCGGTAACATCGGTGCGGCTGGCGACACGACGGTCGAGTTCGAGTCCGACAACCGCGGTGCCGAGGACTTCGGCGTCTTCGTGACGTCCGAGAACCTTGACGACGACGAGCTCGCCGACATCTTCGGCGTTGAGAACACCGACGTCGACGGTGACGGCGACGCGTCCGACGACGGTGTTCGTGTCGAGAACATCGGTGACGGCACCGAGTACGGTGTCAGCTTCGCTGACATTGATGCTGGGAACTACACCTTCGACTTCGCTGTGACTGACACGACTGCGACGGCGTCGGCCGACATCGAGGTCAGTGACACGAGCGAAGGTGCTGCTTCCTTCGCGCACACGGGCTCGCTGAACGTGCCGCAGGGCGGTGTCGCTGAGATCACGATTGATCTCACCGGCGCTGCATCCAGCGGTACGCTGGTCGTCGGTGACCAGAGCCAGGACGGGTACCAGGCGAACGTCTCCTTCGAAGACAACAACGACGACGGTGAGGTGACGGTCCAGTTCAACACGTACCTCGCGGGCAACGCTACTGCGGACGACAGTGCGATTGTCAGCGCTGCTGGCGAGGACGACTCTGCGGAACTGACGGGCCAGTCGGAGCTGAGCGCGATCGCAGCACAGGGTGACTACACCCTTGCTGTGAGTACCGCCGGCTCTGCCTCCCAGGCGCTTGATGACCCGCAGGAACTGAGCACGCTGTTCCTCGCCGAGCGATCCACTGATGGGATGACGATGTGGACGGCGCCCGGTAACGCCGACCTCGACGCGAACGAGGACGGCGCGGTCACTGCTGACGACGTGTCGGCACTGATCGAGGCCGGTGCTGTCACGCAGGACAGTTCCATCACGATGGGCGACTACGCGATCCACGAGATCTCGGCCACGGGCGTTGAAGGCCTGATTAGTGCCGAGGGTGGGCTCGCAGAAGCAATCGCGGACGGCAGCCTGGATCTCACCGTCGAGCAGACGAACCAGATCCAGAACCGCGATCCGAAGACGCTGAACGTGACGAACTCGCTCAACGCGATCGAGGTCATCGACGGTGACGGTGCGTACTACGTCCTCGTCGATCTCGAAAGCGCTGACTTCGAGCGGAACGGCGAAGAGGTCGATCTCGCAAATGGTGACGAGTTTGAGGCAACCTTCACGGTTGCTGACGACCGTCTCCTGAACTCCGAGAGCGACGACGATCACGAATCCGTAAGCGCAACGTTCGACGTCGAATCTCCGTCGGTGGAATTCGACTCTGAGCCTGTCGAGGTGGCTGCGGCTGCCAACCAGATGATCGCAGGCCAGACGAACCAGGCTCCCGGCACGGAACTGACGATCCGTGTGCGCTCGGTTGACACGCAGCCGGGCTTCTACCACACGGAGACCGTGACGGTTGGTGAAGACGGCAACTTCGCTGCGGAGTTCGACTTCAGTGATCAGTCTGCTGGTGACACGTTCACCGTGAGCGTGCGCAAGGCCGGCAGTGAGCAGCTGAACGTCGAGGGCGAAGTCGTCGAACAGGTCGGCACCGCGACGCCGACGACGACGGCCGAACCGACGCCGACGGCAACGGCTGAGCCGACGTCGACGGGAACGGCTGAGCCGACGTCGACGGCAACGGCTGAGCCGACCGACGAGCCGCCTGAGGAGGACACCACGACGACGACGACGCCCGGCTTCGGCGTTGCTGTCGCCCTGGTGGCCCTGCTCGCGGCTGCCCTGCTGGCCGGTCGTCGAGAGTAA